Genomic segment of Thermoanaerobaculia bacterium:
TGGAGGAACCCAGCTTGCGAGGATGATGGGTTACGGGGACTTCGATTACGCGGGCACCGATAATTCCAGCTCTGGCAAAAAACTCGGCGTCAATCACAAAATGGTCGGCTGTGAGCGGTATCATGCTCAGGAATTCTTTGCGATAGAGCTTAAAGGCGCAGTTGATATCCCTTGCCCGGATACCCAGGATTGCTCGCTGAAGGAGATTGTACGTTCTGGAATAGATTATCCGGATAAAGGGGTCTTTTCGATCCTTGCGATATCCCACCACCATATCGGCTCTGTCGATTTCTTCGTAAAGCTTCATAATTTCATGCAAATCAAACTGGGCATCGGCATCAGAATAAAAAATCAGGTCATATCTGCATGCATCAAATCCCGTTCGCAACGCCCAGGCATAGCCCCGGTTCGGGGTGTAGGATATCACTCTGAGGTTGCGATGTTCACCTTCCAGCCGTTTAAGAATCTCCAGCGTGTTGTCTGTTGATCCATCATCGACTACGATAAGTTCCCACTGCACGCAGATATCTACCAGCGCCGAGAGAGCCTCGTGGATACTGACCTCAATTGAGGTACTTTCGTTATAGGCGGGAAAGACCGCGGAAAGTTCTCTGATCCTATTCTTAGAGGGCCCAACGTTCATGAGGGAATCCCCCTCCCTCATAGATCAGGGAAGAGATCTCATCTTTAATTTCGTCGGCGGCGTGTTCCTCCGCATCCATCGCGTATCGAATCTTTGGGAGAACAAGCTCCAGGTATCCCCTGGCCAGAGCCAGGGCCTTCGAATTGTCTCCTGCTGCGGCTGTTCGAGCCAGGACTGCGGCACCGCTGTAGAGACCGGCGACTGCGTCTGCAATCCGTTCAAGGTGATATTCCATCTTGTAGGCCTCGGGTCCGTGCAGTTCGACCAGTTTCATGCATCGTGCTCCAAAACGTGAAGCAAGGCGATCGAGTTCTTCGGCATAGGGTTTCAGCGAATCGGGTGAGAACCCGGCAAAGGACCCGCCGGAAGGTTTCGTCTCTGACCCGAGAATCCGGGCCGCATGTTTCAGTCCGGTGTATCCGGCATACATGCGATTGACTTCGTTGGTTCCCTCGAAAATCATGTTAATCCTGGCATCCCGCAGGAATCGCTGGTACGGATATTCATTCATATATCCGTTTCCGCCGGAGACCTGCAGACACTCATTGATAATCCACCACAGCGCATCAGTGCAGAAAAATTTGCTAACGGCGGTTTCCGTTGAATAATCTCCGATATTTCCATCAACCAGGGAGGTCGTATGATAGACCATGGATTCCATGGCGTAAATCGTGGAGGCCATCGCGTAGAACTTGCTCCTGATCATCTCGAGTTCCGCAATGGGAGCACCAAACTGCCTGCGCTGAAGAGCGTGGTCCGTGGCGAAGCGCATGACTTCTTTGGCCGCTCCGATACAGGAAGCCGAAAGGGATGCGCGTCCTGTGTTGAGGATTTCCATGGCTACCTTGAACCCTCTGCCCTGCTTGTAAAGGATATTTTCCGGAGGTACCTTCACATTCTCAAGAATCAGCTGGGCAGTTTTTGAAGCCCGCAGACCAAGCTTATCCTCGTATTTTCCAACTGAAAATCCGGGCATGTCCGATGTCACAATAAAGGCAGTAACAATACCCTGACGTCCGGTGGAGGCAAAAAGGGTGTAGATGTCTGCCATCCCGCCGTTGGTAATCCACTGTTTTGTGCCGTTCAGGACAAATAGGTTCTCATTTTCGTCGTACTTTGCTACGGTTTTCAGATTGGAAGCATCGGATCCTGCATCCGGCTCGGTCAGAGCATAGGCCGCAAGCTTTTCCCCTGTCGCAAGATCAGGAAGAAATTTCTGTTTTTGTTCTTCATTTCCGAACAGGATAATGCCTTTCATTCCGATAGATTCATGAGCACCGATCGTGATGGAAGTCGAAGCACAATGTCTGGATATTTCCTCCATGACGCGGCTGTACGCTGTCAGGGAAAACCCATACCCTCCATACGCTTCAGGAATGATCATGCCGAAAATTCCCATCTCCTTCAGACCGTCCAGGACTTCTTCCGGAATCACACCCGCTTTATCGATGGCTTCCCCATCAATGGACTCCTCTGCGAACTTCTTCACCTGATCCAGGAACATGTCCACGGTTTCCCGTTCATCCGGATTCATCGAAGGATACGGGTGGATTCCATCAGGATCCACGATGCCGGCAAACAGGTTTCGGATGAAATTTTCGTTCATGA
This window contains:
- a CDS encoding glycosyltransferase family 2 protein; the encoded protein is MNVGPSKNRIRELSAVFPAYNESTSIEVSIHEALSALVDICVQWELIVVDDGSTDNTLEILKRLEGEHRNLRVISYTPNRGYAWALRTGFDACRYDLIFYSDADAQFDLHEIMKLYEEIDRADMVVGYRKDRKDPFIRIIYSRTYNLLQRAILGIRARDINCAFKLYRKEFLSMIPLTADHFVIDAEFFARAGIIGARVIEVPVTHHPRKLGSSTVSVKTICRTLKGMRALRKDLASWKPEN
- a CDS encoding acyl-CoA dehydrogenase family protein, whose product is MNENFIRNLFAGIVDPDGIHPYPSMNPDERETVDMFLDQVKKFAEESIDGEAIDKAGVIPEEVLDGLKEMGIFGMIIPEAYGGYGFSLTAYSRVMEEISRHCASTSITIGAHESIGMKGIILFGNEEQKQKFLPDLATGEKLAAYALTEPDAGSDASNLKTVAKYDENENLFVLNGTKQWITNGGMADIYTLFASTGRQGIVTAFIVTSDMPGFSVGKYEDKLGLRASKTAQLILENVKVPPENILYKQGRGFKVAMEILNTGRASLSASCIGAAKEVMRFATDHALQRRQFGAPIAELEMIRSKFYAMASTIYAMESMVYHTTSLVDGNIGDYSTETAVSKFFCTDALWWIINECLQVSGGNGYMNEYPYQRFLRDARINMIFEGTNEVNRMYAGYTGLKHAARILGSETKPSGGSFAGFSPDSLKPYAEELDRLASRFGARCMKLVELHGPEAYKMEYHLERIADAVAGLYSGAAVLARTAAAGDNSKALALARGYLELVLPKIRYAMDAEEHAADEIKDEISSLIYEGGGFPHERWAL